Proteins co-encoded in one Actinomycetota bacterium genomic window:
- a CDS encoding xanthine dehydrogenase family protein subunit M has product MAAPNRSGTLTAAKEVRLYPSRFHYEAPRTIDEACQMMAYYRDDAKVLSGGMSLIPLMKLRFASPGTIVDINNIEGLDYIEEAGGYLRIGALARNRAIVRSDLVRSRHPLMSSACPTISDPVVRNRGTLVGNCCHSDPQGDWVSVMMCLGGEIVARSVDGERVIPIEQFTTGPFSNSLQSHEIAVEARIPGSTNYGEYHKIERKVGDFATVAVGVALNIAGGSVSHCGIALTGVAPSNLKCYDAERAVMGGTLNEGTIEAAARAASAAASPRSDHRGSEEYKRTMVEVFVRRSLRAAAGIRAA; this is encoded by the coding sequence TCGATGAGGCCTGCCAGATGATGGCCTACTACCGGGACGACGCCAAGGTCCTGTCCGGTGGCATGAGCCTGATCCCGCTGATGAAGCTCCGCTTCGCCAGCCCGGGGACCATCGTCGACATCAACAACATCGAAGGCCTGGACTACATCGAAGAGGCCGGCGGCTACCTGCGCATCGGCGCTCTGGCCCGCAACCGCGCCATCGTCCGGTCGGACCTGGTCCGTTCCCGTCACCCGCTGATGAGCTCAGCGTGCCCGACGATCTCCGACCCGGTGGTCCGCAACCGCGGCACCCTGGTCGGCAACTGCTGCCACTCGGACCCCCAGGGTGACTGGGTGTCCGTGATGATGTGCCTCGGCGGCGAGATCGTGGCGCGGAGCGTCGATGGCGAGCGCGTCATCCCGATCGAGCAGTTCACCACCGGGCCGTTCTCCAACAGCCTGCAGTCCCACGAGATCGCAGTCGAGGCCCGGATCCCGGGCTCGACCAACTACGGCGAGTACCACAAGATCGAGCGCAAGGTGGGCGACTTCGCCACCGTCGCGGTGGGCGTCGCGCTGAACATCGCCGGCGGCTCGGTCAGCCACTGCGGCATCGCCCTCACGGGTGTGGCGCCGTCCAACCTGAAGTGCTACGACGCCGAGCGCGCCGTCATGGGCGGCACGCTGAACGAGGGAACCATCGAAGCGGCCGCTCGGGCCGCCTCCGCCGCCGCGTCGCCCCGCAGCGACCACCGCGGGAGCGAGGAGTACAAGCGAACCATGGTCGAGGTCTTCGTCCGCCGTTCGCTGCGCGCGGCCGCAGGCATCCGGGCGGCGTAG